CATCAGTAGAAGAAATTCACAGGAGGATAATGCAAGAGCTCAACGAACAAAGCCAAAACGTTCAGCTACAGATTCAACAGAACAAAAGATATGCAGAACATtacaaaattatcaaagaGTTTGTCGCAACAGAAAGGAAGTATGTCCACGATCTGGAAGTTTTAGAAAGATACAGAGAACAACTTTTGGAAAGTAACTTGATAACCTCCGAAGAACTATATATGCTATTCCCCAACTTGGGAGAGGCCATTGATTTCCAAAGAAGGTTCTTAGCTTCACTAGAAATCAATGCCTTGGTAGAACCATCCAAACAAAGAATAGGCGCTCTGTTCATGCACTCAAAATACTTTTTCAAGCTATATGAGCCATGGTCCATCGGACAGAATGCCGCTATAGAATTCTTATCTTCAACTTTACAAAAAGTTTCTGAGGAAGACTTTGTcattaaaaacaaaatggAACTTCAATCATTCCTTTACAAACCTGTCCAAAGGCTTTGTAGGTATCCGCTATTACTAAGGGAATTAGCTCAGCAATCTGTTAATGACAAAAGTGCAAAAGAATTAGATGCAGCATTAGAAATATCCAGGAGTATAGCGAGAAGTATAAATGAAAACCAGCGGAGAACCGAAAATCATCAAGTGGTGAAAAAACTTTACGGTAGAGTTTTGAATTGGAAAGGTTACAGAATATCTAAGTTTGGTGAACTTTTATACTTTGACAAAGTGTTTATTTCCACTAGCAACTCAAGTGAACCTgaaaaagaatttgaagTATATCTTTTCGAGAAGATCATTATCCTGTTCTCAGAAGTAAGTACGCCTGCTAAGAAATCTACATCGGCCTCATAcatcttgaagaagagcaaaTCTGGCAGCTCTAGCTCGGCTCTATCACTCAATATAATTGGTAACAATTCCAACAATTCATCTAGTTCTAGTTCTGCTCCAAATACAGAGTCAAAATTAGATTTACGTGGCCGTATCATGATTATGAACTTGAACCAAATTAATCCTGTAAATTCTCGATCCTTAAACATCACATGGGAATCAGTTAAAGAGCAAGGTAACTTTCTTCTAAAATTCAAGAACGAAGAAACAAGAGACCACTGGTGTGCTTGCTTACAATCTCTTGTAAGAGATATAAAAAGTGAATCTTTCAGAAGCACGAATAGTGCTAGCAGTGACCATTCGTCTTTTGCATCTGTGACATCACCATTGGCCACTCGTAATCCTCATGACAGCATCACATCAATGAACAGCACACATAACAAATACGTCTCTGATATATTGAGAACTAACAGTAAAAGAAGAACATCCCAATTAGAAAGTGATATGAAAACCATAAATGAAACTTACAAGAGCTCTATCCCTGATAATTCCATTTTAATTAGAATCGCATTTAATAGTGATTATTACACTGTCCTTGTAGATAAAGAAAGCTCGATCGAGAATGTGATTgatataataaagaaaaagttAAATAGTGGTGGGGAAAAAGCCATGAGAGTTAAATAtcaagatgaagatggaGATTATGTTGTGCTCGAGAGCGGTGATGATTGGCTAGTGGCCAAGGACATGCTGAAGGAAAATAATGAGAGAATATTAAACGTATGGGCCATCACCAATTAATAAGAATATAGacaattatttttttacttttcaataattcaTGCATTTTTATAACTGTTATAGTtccaataaaaaaatttccgATGGTAAGATAATCTTTTTAAATTCTGACTGGCAAGACACATTTATCCTTATTCTTAGCGGCATAATGATCCGCTGACGCGCCAATTTGTCCTAATTTGTCCTAAGTTCCAACACCTCAATTTCCCAAATAGGAAATTTTATTCTAAGACTTTCGTTTTTATTTAAAATGCATTTCTTTTAAAAGATATCATATATAAGATAAAAATGAGTGTGTCTAAATACTGAAGTAAATTAGAAAAACATAGGAAATGGATAAGAGTTACTTGCAATTGTAATCTATTCTGGTAAGCAAGCTGACTGGAAAAAAGAGCCTTTAAATTACTGTATAATTAAAGCGAGATAAGGTCTcaacaaaaatagaaatgaaaTCTGATTcgacaaaataaaattgtaataaaaatgaatcACTGTGTTTGATCTACAAACATCAGTGTCTTTCAATGCTACCTGCTATCAACTCTCTTACAGGATCTTTCCGCTTGGAAAAAATCCAAATCTAAACTCGAAGAATCTCTCTTGTGATGGCCTCTAACAAAGTTTGATGATATAGAGCCCATAGAAGAAATAGATGATTTATTACTTACATGACACAAGTACTGATTATTTCTTAAACTCATCATCTTTCCATCGTTAATGGAAGAGATGGATTGATTCTTTCTACCACCATGAAATCTACCCATTTTTCCTTGCAGTAAAGAAGGTGTGTTTGGGGTAATTGGCAGGCAGAATATTGAGCCAGATCTTGAAGGTACTCTTGATGAAGTTTGAGGTGTGAATATTGACTCAGAGGATGAGCTTAGCGATTTGTTTAGCGAAAAGTTCTTATGAATGTTATTAGAGTTGTTTACAGGagcaaatgaaaataattctGGAGATGCAAATGgagaaataaaattgttCATAGCGGTATTTGGATTGCCACCCAGCGAGAGGGGTGACAGATTAGATGCAGATGAGTTAAGACCTTGTCTTTTCCTCAATATATTGGATTGTTGTGGAATCATTGAATGATCATTAAGCGTTAAATTTTGATTGTACACATGGTTTTCATCATTAGCAGTGTGATTAGCATTATTGCTATAGCCAGGATTCTTTGGCGAGAATGATGGTGAAGAGAATGCTGAAGAGGCGGCCGATGACATTGGCTGAGCTTCATCAAATGTATTGGCCAGTGGCGAACCATTTGGCGATATGTTCTCGGTTGGAAATGGGTAACTATTGGTGTAATCTTGAGAACGATATAATTCTTCCAATTGTAGTTGGACATGGTAGTTTTGTAATGCATCCAATATTCTTTTCGAAGTTGGAATACCATTCTGTTGTTCACGTCCAGAGAAACGCTTGGAATTACCGGCTGGCATCTTACTAGAAATgtatttgaatttgaagcTTGAAGGCAACGAATCGATGTTGACCACTAAAGATAGTAGCTCTTTGCAGATGTTAACCATGTTATCATCGTTGACATTCATTTGCAGATCTTCCCATTGATTCAAATTGTAAAAGTTCAATGACATTGAAACAACGGTAATTGCGGCTAGCGCAATAGAAGACTGATTGTAGTTCAAAGCAAGATTCAAATCGAAGGATGCAAGTTCACAAAGTAAGATGGCGCCAAGCTTGATTTCATTGatatttagtttttttgGGAAATCGTTGTCGTTGGCGTCGTTAGTCTTCATGAACAGCAACATGTCAATGAAAGAATCATAAGTAGCAACGTGACACAGAGACCAGTTCAAAGATTTCAGCAAATGTAGttccatttctttgaattggTTAACTGTGAACTGGTTGCAACACAGACTCTGCAAGACCTTCAAAGTAGCGACTCTGTTTTTGGAGTCCCAGTACTTGGAACTAATCCACAAAGAAGTCAAAGCAATCAGTTGGTAAGTCGAAGACTTGATGACGTATTTCGAAGCGTATCTATCCAAGATATCGAAAGCCAAGAACAAAGTTGAAGTAGATAGGTTCAGTCTTGTGTGGCAGTACAtcaagaaatcaaagaTCAAAGTCCTCATCTTGTGATTGATCTGAGGTTGGGCTTTGAAATTTGCCAGCGACTTAGCCACAGTTGTGGCATGGTTTAGCTCTGACTCCAGAGTGAGCAAATGCGACAACTGATTAGGACTGTATTCCTTGACAGTCAGATGGTGTGTTTCCAATTCTTTTCTGACAAGGTTAGGGTTAGTGGCTTTGATTGTAGCAATGTTCCTTCTAATTTGAGCCAAGTATGGCATGTTCGGTAGACTTGAAGTTTCATAAACGGCATTTCTGATCTGTTTATGAGACATAATTGGAACGGAAGCAAGCAAGCagaatttgaatattcaaaaaaaaaatgatttgAAATGAGCGGGCAGGGAATATCCTAATATCGAGTTGTCAAGTGAAGACTATTTTTGAGAGCAACAATGTGTCTTGTTTTTAGTATTAAATAAGAATAGAATAAAAtagtaaagaagaaaaaaaatataataattctTTTGTGGTTCTTGAGACAACTAAGTTATTGATTTGAtgttgttatattttttcttttcttcctaTTGGCGTTTTATTGATTCATGCAAAATTTTGTAGTATATGtgtttcaaaaattctttATTCTTGTGATCTGTGGTTGATGTCAATGCAGAATATATGCTTTATAAACACCTAAGATTCCTAATCCTGGTAATTTATGGTATTTGCGTTTAGCAGTTGTCAAGATCAGTAATTAGTTGAAATAACTATGATCCAATTGTAGTTTGATAACGAAGATCAATTGATAGTTCTTCTTCGAGGTCTTTGAGTTGATCTGATCCGAATATATGAAAGGTGAAATATGAAACTCGAATGTAATATGAACCAAGGAAAGATAATACTTTTGAATATCTAGTTGCTttccaatatatatattatctTTCCAAAAGgaccttttttttttcttggtgGATGGGATTTCGATTATCTTGGCTGTATTTCTTCACAATTGATGCACTCTCTCTTTGGTGTGTGAACAAGCCTTGTACCAAAGTTAGAGCAAATAGCACAACGGAAGACAAGAGGTACCTGCTTCACGTAAAGCAGAGCAGTAGCACCACCAAGCGAAGTAGAACAATTTGACCAGGACAAAGAGAGCAAGCCTGGGTGGAAATAGTAGAAAAAAGAACTGAAAAGTGCTGCTTTAGCAGTAGAGATCAAAAGAGATCAGGATATGAGAATTTACaatgtcaaaaaaaaaggaaagcATAGTGGGATGCTCGATAATTGCTTTTGTGGATTTGGTGTTTGTTCATAAAATGTCCAATTATCCATGACAATTGTCTCCATCAGTGGCCATAGAGCCTGTGTCGGTGTTTAGCACTTTAGGTCGTCCTCAATGGCCTTGCTATTTTTACTCTATTGGGCAAATAGTGAGTGCAGAGTTGGAGAGCAGGGCTTCTCTTGCATAACTAGGACAATGGGAGGGGGAGGGAAAGATAGAGAGGTTTGAGCAAAAGAAGACGGTGGAGTTGTGGGAACAGGACATACGAGTGCTGGTTGTACCAATCGCACTAGACAAGAATAgataatttcttttatcaGTATgtaaaactttttttttactgaaCGTAGTaaaaaagagagagagtAAGAACCTATGTAGGTGAATGTAGGAGGACCTTGGTTGTTAGGGCATGAGATCGATGGAAATATGGAAATCGAAAAGGCTGAGGAACTGCCGTGAATATCCAGTTCTGAGGCATTGCACCGTTGATGGACACTGGAGAGCTCTAGAGAGGAGTGCCATCTCAAAAAGCCTTGCACTAGTGGGTGAAAGACTTCTCAGCCAGAAAAGAGTGGAAAGGCCCCCCCACTCCCAGTatggtttcttttctggGGATCAGAGAGGCAGCACAAACCCTAATATGTCCTTCTAAAGTCCCATTTGTCAAGGAGATAGGGAACACTAAAAGATACCACATGCATTTTATTACTGTTCATGGTAAAAGCAGGCCCTTCTCCAGATTTGTCACGAAGAAAGTAcgttaaagaaaaaatgtcgaaaaaaattaaaaaaagaaacaggaCATATCTTCAAGAGGAGCAGTGCTTTTAGGGTTTCATCCTGTGTAGAGAGCCCATACTTCCAACTGTCAAAATTTACTAGTGAGcagcttctttctttttgctACATTTCACATTTACTTTATCAAggttcttttcttttttcacttAGTGACCTGCAGTGCAGatacaaagaagaagaagaaaaaaagcaaCACTATGACATTCTCTATCCTTCAGTTTTTCGTCATTCACTGACAGCTTAAAGAAACCTACGACCATACTGTTCTGATAAGTGAATTTTGCACAACCCAGGCGAGTTTCAACTTGATCCGTATTTAAAACTGCTAGCTTTGCTACCATTACATGTGGGGTGGGGGGGATGAGGAAGAAGGCAGGACAGCTCGGTCCAAAGAGTTCCCTATAACTACTGAAACGGATCCCTTGCTAGTGAGATCCAAAGGGTTGGAATACTGTGGTGGGCTCTTAGGCAATAATTCTACgtatgaaaaaaaaaaagagaggGCTTGTCTTGGCTGTCAGTGAGAGATATGGCATTTGCAAGAGaaacttcaaatttgaGATTTTTCCCTTTTAGGAAAAACGTCGAATTTTTACTTTTCTCGGGAAAAAAGCGTAGGTGAAGGATCAATGCTTTGCTGAGCAAGTAGTGTAGTAGTTGAATCTGACCCgatattcaatatattattattttgaggATTTGGTGCTAACCCTAAAAAGCTTCACTGCGTTTTGCACGCTCTAAGTTTAGAGAACAACGAAGTGGACCCAGGTTTGTTGCATCCATCAATGGGCACTGATCAAAACACAAGAGCTGATCTTCACTTTTTAGTATTTTAGCTATAATTCAGGAATATGTAGTTGCTTTCTATGCACTAGCCAATCGACTTTCACTTGATTAAAGGGAGCTTTTCGATTGAGGCTATTTCTCAATCAAATCCAGGTTATCGATATTTACTGATGAAGGATTATCTACAATGAACCCACGGAAAAAGAACTCTCAATTGGCCTCTCAAAACCAAAAGGAGCGCCCACAAGCATTGATGTTTTAGTGGGTGCGCTCACTGTCTCTACAATTGAGCTTCCCCTGTGTCTTCCAGGCCTGCTTCACACTATGTAATATTATCTTGAAGGATACCGGCCCTGCTACAAATCCTAAGTAGAGCGTATCAACTATTACTGACAATCTTGAAATATCAGACACCTGCAAGGGGcaaccaaagaaaaagatatttGGTAGCAATGTCGTAATTTCTTGTGTAGTTGTGTAACAATCGACATCAACTATCGGATACTTCAAATTGTCATTGGAACTTGTCTCTCTCCTTTACCCTTTCCTTCCATTCATGGTAAAAAAACTTAAGGATCTGGGCTGTCGGGTCCCTCTTACAAAGAAATACTGAAGAAAAGTGATCGAAAAAGACAGCTTACCTGAGAGAATCGCGGTAGGGAGAGCTGCAAAAACGAGTGAGAACCAGGAGAGGACATTTGGGCTTGTCAAAAGACTTGACATTTCTCAAGTATCGTTCAAATCATGCCTAATGAAGAGATATAACGATTTATTATTAGCAGCTACTTCCTCCTTACAACAGTTGTGTATAAATCTTTGCCAGATCAAGCAAAAATCCTTGAGTGAAAGACCAAGCAAGATTAGAacataaaagaaatttgagaTTTGAACTTGCTTGTCCTCTTTCCcatataaagaaaaactgTATAAATCTTGAGCAACAACACCTATGAATACCAAGTAGGCTAACAAATAcgcaaaaagaaaagatgcTAAATTATTCCAATAGAGAATCAAAAAGAGAGTGACTTGTAGGGTGATCAACAATTTACTTGACCGGTATGACTACTTTAGCATCCCTTGAAAATGTTTGTGATAGATAGCTATGTAGATTTTAGTGTTGTCATTGTGACATACACCCTAAAGCTTTCTTAGTAGCTGAATATCCAGCAGGAACATTTCCAAAAACTGAATTAAACAAAGAATAGAGATACGGAACAGCGAATGTATTTATATTACTATTTACAGTTAAAAGCGGTCtagaaaataaaaggaaGTACAGCAACCCAACTTTCTGTCTAAATTCCGTCGGAatcagaagaaaataagCAGCCAAAAAACGTGGTATACCATAATGCACTTGTACAATAACTATGGCTGTCTCACAAGCAAGAAAATGCTTTATTGGGAAATTAAAATCAGTAATGACCGAACACTTTTTCATACTATATTAACAAGTCAGAAAAGATTACAATCAAATTGCAATAGATCGACCACTAAGATTCAATATCTGACCACTGAAATTATAATGCTCATAGTTAACAATCATTTTGATATAGATCAGTCTTAATTGATACATTAAATCTGGAAGCATCAAATATTTCCCAATTGCAGtagtattattttcttaTAAAATTTGACAATGTTAGAGGACATAAACTTCACTCCCTATCCTAATATATTGCAAAATATCTGATAAAGTCAGCTGAATCATTACCATAAATATTGGTTTTCTAGATATCCATCATACTTAATGGAGTCACTAACAAAACAAGAGTAAAATGTGTTTCACGAAGGCTAGTTATCACAATCTatcttaattttttgtttttcttaagaatcaaaataaatcaattgTAAATAAAAGAACAGAACGATTTGTAGGAGTGGAATTTTAGCGCAAATGTTTCGATTTACCATCTCATCTGGGCCTCACTTCTTAGAGAAATATTCGTCCATTATCGGAGAGGTATACCTAATGAATCTATCGCGGCAGTTCTCATAACTATCTAAGGCTGGTCTGACATCAACATTAAATGTTGGAAGCCCATTAGCATCATCAGGTCCCCCATAAAAGTCCAACACATACCGGACTTCTTTCTTACCTTCAGGATTGCTTCGTAAAACTACCCAATCATGTCTGTCAAATGGAAGTTCTCCATGATAAGTCTCAGGGAATAGTTTTCCCATTAGATAATTCCAACGAGCTCTAGGAGATAACTTGTCCGGTCTTCCTGTGAATTTTAGTAGTTTAGGTTCAATTTTGCTCTTTTCAGTATAGGGTTTCTCCCAATCAAGTATTTCTTGCCAACATCCTTCATTTAAAAAGTTATGGACATTAACCATCGATTCAACAGCATCCTCTGGTATCTCTTCTCCAGTGTTTGGGTCAATCTTACCCTTCCGAATCATAGCATTATACATTTGTTGCGGAGAAGGGTATTCCCAAAACTCGTTACTTGAACCTTTTGGTATACTAGACACGGTTCTCTCCTTTGGTAAAATAGTCTTTTGTCCGTGTTGACTGGTCTGAGATAATTCTGGCATGTTATTCAAGGGGTTGAAAGGTGACTTTTCAACGTCAACCTTTGACTTTCCGGCCATAACAGGACATCTACCTACATCACTCTCATCGGCGACCGATCCTGATTTCTTATTGATGGAAGGAATGTCCTGAAATGAAGCAATATCATTTGAGCGTTTATCAGCCCAAAACCACCCCATTGCCAATAATATGATAATGTGCTCTTCACGAAAGTCGTTAAATTTAAACTTCTCAGAAATAATCAAGAGACAAGCAGTTTAATCCTTGATTGAGAAAGTCTGCTGGATGAAATAATTCGCGTTTATAGCTTTTTTGCTATCGAAACCACTTTCAAGAACCCTAACTGCTTctgaaattaataatagGTTATGTAATATCAGTGCGAATAACCTTCTTGTTCTCGACCAAAAGGGATCTGCAAAAATAGATTCTTGTTTTATTCAACTAATTGTTTGAAGAGCAATGTGGAGGAATGCTAATCGTTTCAAAACGTCCAAATGCAATTTGCTATTATCAGGCTGCTGATTTATCGATTTTTGGACAGGTACAAATCTATATTAAGATCAAAACTATTGCACCCTTAGTACTTCTTTGAAAATCCGATAAAATCAGAGTTTCAATTATCAATAGACGGAGGTTTTAGAAAATGATAGCCTTAAGCTTTCCACGTTCTAAACAGTCTGATCAAACCGCAACTCAAAAACAATAGTTGATCTTTGAGTTTctaaaacaaaattaaaaataattcaGTTATAGGTGATATTTTCACACAAGGACTATTTGTCGTTCActgtagttgtagttgctTACCCTTTGAGTAAATATAACTTAGCTGCTCCGAAATCACAAAGATACTTCTCCCTGGTTTGTTTGTAATTCAGAGTGAAACCAAAGCCACTAACACTGGACCTTTATTTTACCAACTAAATGCTATCAACAGCCTCTATCGGTGCACCAGTGTGATCGATAACTCCAACTACTCAACGATTTACCTCGAGCAAGTCTTCCTAGCTTGCCactttttgcaaaaattttcCTTGCCGAGTCTTATCAAAATGCGAGATGAGTTTCGGACGGCCTCGCTATCAAAACTTTGGAACAAAAAGTAAGGGGTTTTGCTTAGAAGGTTCCCTACAAGGTAGGCTATGAAACCAACTTGCACCGATAAAATTGTTAATGATAAGATAGGGAGCTCCTGAACTGACGTAATTATGGCACTCATCTATATAATGTGTTTGAAACACATACTATTATGGTCTACCATGTGATTATAAGAATATATTTAGTTTGCATTGCTAGAAAACACTCGAGTAGAGCTTTAAACTACCAAACGTTCACGTTTAAGTTAGTTTTTCTCATGGCGGAATCTGAACTAAGAATCGTATAAGAGTTGGCTATTGTACGCATTTTAGAACTACTTTATTCCTTGTTAGAAAACAACACCAAATGTCGCttaaaaatttgaaacCATACGCAAGTCTTTCGTCATCTGTACATACATGACCCATTAGCGTCATGACTAATGTAAATCATAGTATAGTCTTACGGAGGCTTAGTTTATACACAAAACTAACTCATAGGACAAAGAAACCATACATCCACATTAAAGTAGAAATACCCTAATTGATTGAAGTAATTGTTTATCTCTATATTGCTTActaggaaaaaaaaaatacttgAGCAAATCCAAGAATCACGGATTACTTAACCAATGGAAATTCATATCATCCTGGAAGAATTGATTTGATAGTTCTTGGTTTTAAAGTTGGAGTTACATGTCGATAATAAAAATCTGCTTTAGACCACAGTTTATAATGGTCTGTTGGACTTTTTGCAGTATCTGTAATGATGACAAAATGAGCAAGGTCTTAAAATCCGATTGTCCAATGTCCGAAAAATCAGGGACCCTAATTGAAGTCCTGAATTGTATACTTACTCTTTTAGCCTGTTTCCCTTTTATGTTTCAATTTTGGCGTCAGTCGAATTCTCTATGCTATAGTCCCTCCTGACATACCAAATGCTTTTGGCGTCATGCACTACCATCCCTTCTCCTTTTAACATCATACAACCTTTCTCAATACCCTTTttagtaaaaataaaaaaaatcgatCAGTTTCCATCCGTTACTCTGCCAATCACAACCAATAAGAATTCTAGTTTCTCCTAAGAAAAGCAAATCATTCTCGCTTTTATCATCACTAACTCCAATTTCCATTAGCAGATGGGAAGCCTTTAAGGGTCCTCCCTTCTCCTTCTATCGCGGGGTTCCtgaaattgaattttttttttaaagtCTGACGATTGACTCTCCATTAAAACTGGGGTAGAGGAGAATAAAAT
This is a stretch of genomic DNA from Nakaseomyces glabratus chromosome M, complete sequence. It encodes these proteins:
- a CDS encoding uncharacterized protein (CAGL0M12001g~Protein of unknown function) produces the protein MATDGDNSKIIEIPSTKKKKRSFWKDNIYIGKQLDIQKYYLSLVHITFEFHISPFIYSDQINSKTSKKNYQLIFVIKLQLDHSYFN
- the CYC3 gene encoding holocytochrome c synthase CYC3 (CAGL0M12012g~Ortholog(s) have holocytochrome-c synthase activity and role in aerobic respiration, cytochrome c-heme linkage, filamentous growth of a population of unicellular organisms, sporocarp development involved in sexual reproduction), with protein sequence MGWFWADKRSNDIASFQDIPSINKKSGSVADESDVGRCPVMAGKSKVDVEKSPFNPLNNMPELSQTSQHGQKTILPKERTVSSIPKGSSNEFWEYPSPQQMYNAMIRKGKIDPNTGEEIPEDAVESMVNVHNFLNEGCWQEILDWEKPYTEKSKIEPKLLKFTGRPDKLSPRARWNYLMGKLFPETYHGELPFDRHDWVVLRSNPEGKKEVRYVLDFYGGPDDANGLPTFNVDVRPALDSYENCRDRFIRYTSPIMDEYFSKK
- the CLN3 gene encoding cyclin CLN3 (CAGL0M11990g~Ortholog(s) have cyclin-dependent protein serine/threonine kinase regulator activity) yields the protein MSHKQIRNAVYETSSLPNMPYLAQIRRNIATIKATNPNLVRKELETHHLTVKEYSPNQLSHLLTLESELNHATTVAKSLANFKAQPQINHKMRTLIFDFLMYCHTRLNLSTSTLFLAFDILDRYASKYVIKSSTYQLIALTSLWISSKYWDSKNRVATLKVLQSLCCNQFTVNQFKEMELHLLKSLNWSLCHVATYDSFIDMLLFMKTNDANDNDFPKKLNINEIKLGAILLCELASFDLNLALNYNQSSIALAAITVVSMSLNFYNLNQWEDLQMNVNDDNMVNICKELLSLVVNIDSLPSSFKFKYISSKMPAGNSKRFSGREQQNGIPTSKRILDALQNYHVQLQLEELYRSQDYTNSYPFPTENISPNGSPLANTFDEAQPMSSAASSAFSSPSFSPKNPGYSNNANHTANDENHVYNQNLTLNDHSMIPQQSNILRKRQGLNSSASNLSPLSLGGNPNTAMNNFISPFASPELFSFAPVNNSNNIHKNFSLNKSLSSSSESIFTPQTSSRVPSRSGSIFCLPITPNTPSLLQGKMGRFHGGRKNQSISSINDGKMMSLRNNQYLCHVSNKSSISSMGSISSNFVRGHHKRDSSSLDLDFFQAERSCKRVDSR
- the CDC24 gene encoding Rho family guanine nucleotide exchange factor CDC24 (CAGL0M11968g~Ortholog(s) have Rho guanyl-nucleotide exchange factor activity); amino-acid sequence: MFSANSDTHASMSATTLASNYSAQSGSTPTLTPVSMTNKGKGQIASLMNSNVNEWDSLYYMCLAMKKRLECLSQLQPYLNLAYSSSELLSERQSLLLSQKQQLQNIANSHSGANNRNSNFSSHHYSRDSHDSATLGSLQHNENSRSSALSTSSMKMDMAMMDGITYTNSNRVVSSSRDSAANSMEDTLLTFSMGILPISMDCDPITQLSQLFQQGSPLCVLFNAVKPQHKLAVISSDDMKICKKSIYDFILGCKQHFAFNDEELFTISDVFSNSTNNLLRVLDVVQTLMDSAPEIFPSVEEIHRRIMQELNEQSQNVQLQIQQNKRYAEHYKIIKEFVATERKYVHDLEVLERYREQLLESNLITSEELYMLFPNLGEAIDFQRRFLASLEINALVEPSKQRIGALFMHSKYFFKLYEPWSIGQNAAIEFLSSTLQKVSEEDFVIKNKMELQSFLYKPVQRLCRYPLLLRELAQQSVNDKSAKELDAALEISRSIARSINENQRRTENHQVVKKLYGRVLNWKGYRISKFGELLYFDKVFISTSNSSEPEKEFEVYLFEKIIILFSEVSTPAKKSTSASYILKKSKSGSSSSALSLNIIGNNSNNSSSSSSAPNTESKLDLRGRIMIMNLNQINPVNSRSLNITWESVKEQGNFLLKFKNEETRDHWCACLQSLVRDIKSESFRSTNSASSDHSSFASVTSPLATRNPHDSITSMNSTHNKYVSDILRTNSKRRTSQLESDMKTINETYKSSIPDNSILIRIAFNSDYYTVLVDKESSIENVIDIIKKKLNSGGEKAMRVKYQDEDGDYVVLESGDDWLVAKDMLKENNERILNVWAITN